One region of Bartonella alsatica genomic DNA includes:
- the dprA gene encoding DNA-processing protein DprA, protein MGKKTRLALKTEMNKGILLTDRQRLNWLRLLRSENIGAVSFRNLIDHYKTAENALAALPELSKKSGLYTPIRIATLEDTEKEMQKAERLGIRFVGIGEPDYPAFLKVTEAAPPLIAIKGNVSVFQKPSVGIVGSRNASAAGKKLTAQFARFLGEAGFTIISGLARGIDSIAHQASLLTGTVAVMAGGIDHIYPPENKKLHEDIIANGGAIVSEMPITWKPRAIDFPRRNRIIAGLSLGLLVVEAALRSGSLITARQAAEIGRLIFAVPGSPLDPRSVGTNNLIKDGALLTTHPSDIIETLTPLTPTALNCQLNFFEEPSTPQPGKKSFSSPDEKTSQPPSIKDDAELVAVLSALSTTPIDLDTLCTHSGVSLPNLYLLLVELELAGKLIRHSDGYVSLSSLDLPQESQHY, encoded by the coding sequence TTGGGAAAGAAAACAAGATTGGCACTTAAAACGGAGATGAATAAAGGGATTCTGCTCACTGATCGGCAGCGTCTGAACTGGTTACGGTTGTTACGTAGCGAAAATATTGGAGCAGTAAGTTTTCGTAACCTTATTGATCATTATAAAACAGCAGAAAACGCTCTAGCAGCACTTCCTGAACTCAGTAAAAAGAGCGGCCTTTATACACCTATCCGAATAGCAACGTTAGAAGATACTGAAAAAGAAATGCAAAAAGCCGAAAGATTAGGTATTCGGTTTGTTGGTATAGGAGAGCCCGATTATCCAGCTTTTCTTAAAGTCACAGAAGCAGCACCGCCACTTATTGCCATAAAAGGTAATGTTTCTGTTTTTCAGAAACCTTCTGTTGGAATTGTAGGATCTCGAAATGCTTCGGCAGCTGGCAAAAAACTTACCGCTCAATTTGCTCGTTTTCTTGGAGAAGCTGGTTTTACAATTATTTCCGGATTAGCCCGTGGAATTGATAGCATTGCACACCAAGCAAGTCTGTTAACAGGTACAGTCGCAGTAATGGCTGGTGGAATTGATCACATCTATCCTCCTGAAAACAAAAAACTGCACGAGGATATTATCGCTAACGGTGGAGCAATCGTCAGTGAAATGCCGATTACATGGAAGCCACGCGCTATCGATTTTCCAAGAAGAAACCGCATTATTGCTGGTCTATCACTTGGACTCTTGGTTGTAGAAGCTGCGCTGCGATCAGGATCCTTAATTACCGCACGCCAAGCTGCCGAAATAGGGCGATTGATTTTTGCCGTTCCTGGATCCCCACTTGATCCAAGATCCGTTGGTACAAATAACCTCATCAAGGATGGTGCTCTACTAACCACTCACCCCTCTGACATCATAGAAACACTTACCCCTTTAACCCCGACTGCTCTTAATTGTCAACTCAACTTTTTTGAGGAACCAAGCACTCCTCAACCTGGAAAGAAAAGTTTTAGTTCACCTGATGAAAAAACCTCACAGCCCCCTTCAATTAAAGATGACGCAGAACTTGTGGCTGTGCTCTCAGCCCTTTCAACAACACCAATTGATTTAGACACACTCTGCACCCATTCAGGTGTTTCACTCCCAAACCTCTACCTCTTGCTGGTGGAGCTTGAGCTTGCTGGAAAGCTTATTCGACACTCTGATGGTTATGTGTCATTGTCGAGTTTGGATCTTCCCCAAGAGTCTCAGCACTATTAA
- the plsY gene encoding glycerol-3-phosphate 1-O-acyltransferase PlsY translates to MNKIETLLQFYPWFLFLISYLIGSIPFGLLFTRLAKLGDIRTIGSRNIGATNVLRTGNKKVAALTLLCDILKGAVAVLVIKFLSDPTENSTIVLLAGFFVFLGHLFPIWLKFKGGKGVATYLGVCFAFYWPAAIVFIIVWMIFFLLTRYSSLSALIAVIMTPVFVYFSYTSLYAHWMLSAMSILVVIKHHANIGRLLIGKENKIGT, encoded by the coding sequence ATGAATAAAATAGAAACACTTTTACAGTTTTATCCATGGTTTCTCTTTCTAATATCTTATCTAATTGGTTCTATCCCATTTGGCCTACTTTTTACGCGATTAGCCAAACTTGGCGATATAAGAACAATTGGTTCGAGAAATATTGGAGCTACAAATGTTCTGCGGACAGGAAATAAAAAAGTTGCGGCTCTCACGCTTCTTTGCGATATATTAAAAGGAGCTGTTGCTGTTCTTGTTATAAAATTTTTAAGTGATCCGACAGAAAACAGTACCATTGTTTTACTGGCTGGTTTTTTTGTCTTTTTGGGACATCTTTTTCCCATATGGCTTAAGTTTAAAGGTGGTAAAGGTGTTGCTACCTATTTGGGTGTGTGTTTTGCCTTTTACTGGCCAGCAGCAATTGTTTTCATTATTGTGTGGATGATATTTTTTTTACTCACACGCTACTCTTCATTATCCGCGCTCATTGCTGTTATTATGACTCCAGTATTTGTTTATTTCTCTTATACTTCTCTCTATGCTCATTGGATGCTGAGCGCGATGAGCATATTAGTGGTTATAAAGCATCACGCAAATATCGGTAGGTTATTAATTGGGAAAGAAAACAAGATTGGCACTTAA